The Wolbachia endosymbiont of Drosophila innubila region ACTATTTACACATATATTGCGTACAGGTAAGAAGAAATTTGCTGCAAGGCTAGGTCTTGAGTGCTTTGAGGTTCTAGACGAATTTATGAACCTCGTGTTGCAATTTGAAAACCCATCTCTTCAAGCGTTTGTTCAATGGATCAAGGAGAATAATCCGGAGATTAAGAATGATATGCAATCAGAACGCAATGCTGTGCGAATAATGACAATTCACAAATCAAAAGGTCTGCAAGCTCCCATAGTATTTTTGGTTGATACAAACACAGTGCCAAGAAACAGTGAAAGCATTATCTTTGATGGAACAGAAGTGCCATTTTGGTGTGGAAAAAACAACAACGCTTATTGCGATCAAGTAAAAAGAGAGAAAAAACTAGAGGATTATAATGAATATTTGCGTTTATTATACGTAGCACTCACGCGTGCTGAAGATGAGTTATACATCTTAAGTAAAGAGCCAGTGCAAAAGGGCTCTTGGTATGATCTAATCACTAAGTACGGAGAGCCATATGAAAAGAAACAAAGGGATTTACAGCCAATATTTAAAGAAAAAGTTGAAGTATTATGCGTGAATGCAAACTACCCTTACATTTATAAAAAACGTGATTATTTTGACGTTCCGGTCATTTCCCTTCCACCAGCTTTAGCCCACTCTTCGGTGTCATCCCAGCGCGTGACGCTGGAATCCAGTGAAAAAGAAGGAGCAGAATGGATCCCAGTGTCAGCTACTTGGATGACAGATGGTTATGCAAGAGGCCTGATTATTCACAGCATATTGCAGTATATGCCCAAGATAGAAAAAGAAAGGAGAAAAAATTGGGTCAGAAAATACCTTGATAACATCAGCGAAGATAAGGATGAAATTTACAGTAAAATATTAGCCTTTAATGAAAAATATGGCTATTTGTTTGACTTGGAAGGCAAATCAGAGATTACACTGAGTGGAACAATTGATGGCAAGTCAGTATTAGTACGACTAGATAGGCTATGCATAACGCAAGATAAAGCAATCATAATTGACTACAAATCACACCGTAACGTTTCTGTTTCCTTATTAAATGAAATAAAAAAACAGATGTTAATCTATAAAACCTTAGTACAAGAAATATATCCAAACAAGCAAGTAGAGTGCGTGGTTATTTGGGTGGAAGATTTAACCATTCAATCTGACTTTTAACGAAACTTGATTGCAAGAAATAGCTACTACGTCATACCACCGCGAACCGTCATACCGCCGCAGACCGTCATACCGCGATTCATTCGCGGTATCTCAGCCGCTAACACGTAGCAGAATGACAGCAGTCCTACGTCATACCGCTGCGGATAGATCCCGCTAACAAGTAGCGGGATGACGAATTACTTAACTGTCATACCACCGCAAACCGTCATACCGCCGCGGTATCTCAGCCACTAACAAGTAGCGGGATGACAAATTACTCAACCGTTATCCTGCTGCTCCTTTCTCGTCATCCCGCTACGTGTTAGCGGGATCTCAGCATAGCTATCTTAAAGCTAAGTAATATAAGTCAATCCAGCTAGGATTCTTTTGATTGATCAAATTAATTTTCCACTGCCTTGGCCATTCTTTCAGGCGCCTTTCTCTTGCAATAGCTAAACTTATATCTTCAAACTCTTCAAAATATACAAGTTTATTTACATTATATCTTGATGTAAAACCTGAAACAATTTTGTTTTTGTGTTCCCAAATCCTCTTGATCAAATTTGCAGTTACACCAATATATAATGTGCTATTAGCTTTATTTGTAAGTATATAGATATATGATAACTTCATCTTAATCGTTTATAGCTAAAGTAACTGAGGTTTACCAACATTATACTACACCATCATACCACAATAAAACTTACCGTCATGCCGCCGCAGATAGATCCCGCTAACACGTAGCGGGATGACGAGTTACTATACCGCGGCGGTATCTCAGCCGCTAACAAGCAGCGGGATGACAGCAATCTACGTCATACCGCGATTCATTCGCGGTATCTCTTAGCCGTTAACACGTAGCGGAATGACGATTGTCGGTAAATCTAAGTTACTGTAGCTATAAAGGCTTTCACAACAACCTATTTTCCTTGAAACTAAAATAGCTACTGAATGTAATAATAATGTGATCTATTAATTCTATTCCTATACTTTGGCAAGCTTCTGCTAGTTGTCTAGTGAGAGATATATCGCTATTTGAAGGTTGTGTATCTCCGCTTGGATGATTGTGAG contains the following coding sequences:
- a CDS encoding GIY-YIG nuclease family protein → MKLSYIYILTNKANSTLYIGVTANLIKRIWEHKNKIVSGFTSRYNVNKLVYFEEFEDISLAIARERRLKEWPRQWKINLINQKNPSWIDLYYLALR